From a single Kitasatospora azatica KCTC 9699 genomic region:
- a CDS encoding sensor histidine kinase: MQWVVGALAGRRARVRWVHLVLGGALLMPFWLLATVLLGVGFGGQANNNRLIALLIQLLALPLALPMAWIVALLPVARVLVSTAARALAGTSGGELARSPATSWAARRRTSHWFALHLLLGGVVSGMSLAVPPMVVTLWLASLGVGGPGGDVLRKLFGAHPPGGLLLGLPLGLALLALLLTASAGAGALLAHCAPLLLGPTPAERLAAAERRTLELAQRNRLARELHDSVGHALSAVTLQAAAARRVLRRDPDFAEQALEAIEEVARAAVAELDAVLGVLREDADQPGAPTGATGPTLAALGLLIRQLGLAGVPVRTDAGPGLAELPEPLSREAYRIVQEGLTNVLRHAGPVPATLRLDLTEGRLDMELTNPIGADRLSRPGGGRGLRGVAERAAALHGGCESGRTADGTSWRLAVWLPVGTP; this comes from the coding sequence ATGCAGTGGGTGGTGGGGGCGCTGGCGGGGCGGCGGGCCCGGGTGCGGTGGGTGCATCTGGTGCTGGGCGGTGCCCTGTTGATGCCGTTCTGGCTGCTCGCCACGGTGCTGCTCGGCGTGGGCTTCGGCGGCCAGGCCAACAACAACCGGCTGATCGCCCTGCTGATCCAGCTGCTCGCCCTGCCGCTCGCCCTCCCGATGGCGTGGATCGTGGCGCTGCTCCCGGTGGCCCGGGTGCTGGTCAGCACCGCCGCCCGGGCGCTGGCCGGCACCAGCGGCGGCGAGCTGGCCCGTAGCCCCGCCACCAGTTGGGCGGCCCGGCGCCGCACCTCGCACTGGTTCGCCCTGCACCTGCTGCTCGGCGGCGTGGTCAGCGGGATGTCGCTGGCCGTCCCACCGATGGTCGTGACGCTCTGGCTCGCCTCGCTGGGGGTCGGTGGCCCGGGCGGCGACGTGCTGCGCAAGCTCTTCGGCGCCCATCCGCCCGGCGGCCTGCTGCTCGGGCTGCCGCTGGGCCTGGCCCTGCTGGCGCTGCTGTTGACTGCCAGCGCCGGCGCGGGCGCCCTGCTGGCCCACTGCGCGCCGCTGCTGCTCGGGCCGACCCCGGCCGAACGGCTGGCCGCCGCCGAGCGGCGCACCCTGGAACTCGCGCAGCGCAACCGGCTGGCCCGCGAGCTGCACGACTCGGTCGGCCACGCGCTCAGCGCCGTCACCCTGCAGGCCGCCGCGGCCCGCCGGGTGCTGCGCCGCGATCCGGACTTCGCCGAGCAGGCGTTGGAGGCGATCGAGGAGGTGGCCCGTGCGGCGGTCGCCGAACTCGACGCCGTGCTGGGCGTGCTGCGCGAGGACGCGGACCAGCCCGGCGCACCGACCGGGGCGACCGGCCCGACGCTGGCCGCGCTCGGCCTGCTGATCCGTCAGCTCGGCCTGGCCGGCGTCCCGGTGCGCACGGACGCCGGACCGGGCCTGGCCGAGCTGCCCGAACCGCTCTCCCGGGAGGCCTACCGGATCGTGCAGGAGGGCCTGACCAATGTGCTGCGGCACGCCGGCCCGGTGCCGGCCACGCTACGACTCGACCTGACCGAAGGACGGCTGGACATGGAGTTGACCAACCCGATCGGCGCCGACCGGCTCAGCCGCCCGGGTGGCGGGCGCGGGCTGCGCGGAGTGGCCGAGCGGGCCGCCGCGCTGCACGGCGGCTGCGAGAGCGGCCGGACGGCGGACGGCACGAGCTGGCGGCTGGCGGTCTGGCTCCCGGTGGGCACGCCGTGA
- a CDS encoding GNAT family N-acetyltransferase, whose amino-acid sequence MSEQLLAAYDRDLRGGFEDPDTVREYDGPLLRISGGHQGYLSGPPDLGVRGAELDALIARQLAHFARLGQGVLWKVRGHDRPTELPQRLAAAGFVAGRQSTVLVGHADELAGEPTPTDGVTLRWTREAADAERFAALQTAIWGQDLGFLAELLTGQLAARPDGAGVLLAEAADGTLVSAAWVLLRPGTEFATLLGGSTLPEWRGRGVYRALVAHRARFAQQRGHRYVQVDASPDSAPILRRLGLRPITTSTPYTWTPPPPPAGGVPRPPGG is encoded by the coding sequence GTGAGCGAGCAGCTGCTCGCCGCCTACGACCGTGACCTGCGAGGTGGCTTCGAGGACCCCGACACCGTACGGGAGTACGACGGGCCGCTGCTGCGGATCAGCGGCGGGCACCAGGGGTACTTGAGCGGCCCGCCCGACCTCGGGGTGCGCGGCGCCGAGCTGGACGCGCTGATCGCCCGTCAGCTGGCGCACTTCGCGCGGCTCGGGCAGGGCGTGCTGTGGAAGGTGCGCGGGCACGACCGTCCCACCGAGCTGCCCCAACGACTGGCGGCCGCCGGGTTCGTGGCGGGCCGGCAGTCGACGGTGCTGGTGGGGCACGCCGACGAGCTGGCCGGCGAGCCGACGCCCACGGACGGGGTCACGCTGCGCTGGACCAGGGAGGCGGCGGACGCGGAACGTTTCGCGGCGCTGCAGACGGCGATCTGGGGGCAGGACCTCGGGTTCCTGGCCGAGCTGCTGACCGGTCAGCTGGCCGCCCGACCGGACGGCGCCGGGGTGCTGCTGGCGGAGGCGGCGGACGGAACGCTGGTCTCGGCGGCCTGGGTGCTGCTGCGGCCGGGGACGGAGTTCGCGACGCTGCTCGGCGGCTCCACGCTGCCAGAGTGGCGCGGGCGGGGCGTCTACCGGGCGCTGGTCGCGCACCGCGCGCGCTTCGCGCAGCAGCGCGGCCACCGGTACGTCCAGGTGGACGCCTCCCCCGACAGCGCGCCCATCCTGCGCCGCCTCGGCCTCCGCCCGATCACCACCAGCACGCCGTACACCTGGACCCCGCCGCCTCCCCCGGCCGGGGGAGTTCCGCGCCCTCCCGGGGGCTGA
- a CDS encoding EI24 domain-containing protein — MARNPRWWAFGLLPALLAMVLVGVALGALLWWLGDLVNWATPFAEHWSPAWRRTFRDLLSALVLGGGVLLAVVAFTGLTLAIGQPFYERLVREVTPPPADAPQIGILDSLVDGVKVGLRAAGCGVGLFLLGCVPVLGQLLAPVLGVLVAGYFLTVELTATAFELRGVPPRERLRGRRMLAIGFGVPLVLAFLVPFATVLLMPGAVAGAALLVAAEDEPDPADEPEQGRPPVEPEAVRHVAAQA, encoded by the coding sequence GTGGCACGGAACCCACGCTGGTGGGCGTTCGGGCTGCTGCCCGCGCTACTGGCGATGGTGCTGGTCGGGGTGGCGCTGGGCGCGCTGCTCTGGTGGCTCGGCGACCTGGTGAACTGGGCGACGCCGTTCGCCGAGCACTGGTCCCCGGCCTGGCGCCGGACCTTCCGGGACCTGCTCAGCGCGCTGGTGCTGGGCGGCGGCGTGCTGCTCGCCGTGGTGGCCTTCACCGGGCTGACGCTGGCGATCGGGCAGCCCTTCTACGAGCGCCTGGTGCGCGAGGTCACCCCGCCGCCGGCCGATGCGCCGCAGATCGGCATCCTCGACTCCCTGGTCGACGGAGTGAAGGTGGGCCTGCGGGCGGCCGGCTGCGGGGTGGGGCTGTTCCTGCTCGGCTGCGTGCCGGTGCTCGGTCAGCTGCTGGCGCCGGTGCTCGGGGTCCTGGTCGCCGGGTACTTCCTGACCGTGGAACTGACCGCCACCGCCTTCGAACTGCGCGGCGTGCCGCCCCGGGAGCGGCTGCGCGGGCGGCGGATGCTGGCGATCGGCTTCGGTGTGCCGCTGGTGCTGGCCTTCCTGGTGCCGTTCGCCACCGTGCTGCTGATGCCGGGCGCGGTGGCCGGGGCGGCGCTGCTGGTGGCGGCGGAGGACGAGCCGGACCCGGCGGACGAGCCGGAGCAGGGCCGGCCGCCGGTGGAACCGGAGGCAGTGCGGCACGTGGCGGCGCAGGCGTGA
- a CDS encoding CaiB/BaiF CoA transferase family protein has product MEQPGGPLAGVRVVELAGIGPGPFAAMLLGDLGADVVRVDRPQGSPLAGDPAHDLTNRNKRSVMVDLKAPDGPATVLDLAARADLLIEGYRPGVAERLGVGPQQCLARNPALVYGRMTGWGQSGPLAATAGHDIGYTALTGVLGMIGPTDGPPAIPANLLGDYAGGSLYLVVGLLAALQHARATGTGQVVDAAIVDGTAHLATLFWGLLAEGRWQDRRGGNLLDGGAPCYAVYQASDGGWFAVGALEPQFYTEFARLLELPPDAPAQYDATRWPELRALIATRFASRTAAEWTAVFAGSDACVAPVLTLRQAAADPHLTARGTYLTRGGVTQPAPAPRFSATPGALRRPPAHPGADTSEVARDWGVPALNCVDNAVERKS; this is encoded by the coding sequence GTGGAACAGCCGGGTGGTCCGCTGGCCGGTGTGCGGGTGGTCGAGCTGGCCGGGATCGGGCCGGGGCCGTTCGCGGCGATGCTGCTCGGCGACCTCGGTGCCGACGTGGTCCGGGTGGACCGGCCGCAGGGTTCGCCGCTCGCGGGCGATCCCGCGCACGACCTCACCAACCGGAACAAGCGCTCGGTCATGGTCGACCTCAAGGCGCCCGACGGCCCCGCCACCGTGCTCGACCTGGCCGCCCGCGCCGACCTGCTGATCGAGGGCTACCGCCCGGGCGTCGCCGAGCGGCTCGGCGTCGGCCCGCAGCAGTGCCTGGCCCGCAACCCCGCACTGGTCTACGGCCGGATGACCGGCTGGGGCCAGTCCGGGCCACTGGCCGCCACCGCCGGCCACGACATCGGCTACACCGCGCTCACCGGCGTCCTCGGCATGATCGGCCCGACCGACGGCCCGCCGGCGATCCCGGCCAACCTGCTCGGCGACTACGCGGGCGGCTCGCTCTACCTGGTGGTCGGCCTGCTGGCCGCCCTGCAGCACGCCCGGGCCACCGGCACCGGCCAGGTGGTGGACGCCGCGATCGTCGACGGCACCGCCCATCTGGCCACCCTCTTCTGGGGGTTGCTGGCCGAGGGCCGCTGGCAGGACCGGCGCGGCGGCAACCTGTTGGACGGCGGCGCCCCCTGCTACGCCGTCTACCAGGCGAGCGACGGCGGCTGGTTCGCGGTCGGCGCACTGGAGCCGCAGTTCTACACCGAGTTCGCCCGGCTGCTCGAACTGCCGCCCGACGCACCGGCGCAGTACGACGCCACCCGCTGGCCCGAACTGCGGGCGCTGATCGCCACCCGCTTCGCCAGCCGCACCGCCGCCGAGTGGACCGCCGTCTTCGCCGGCTCCGACGCCTGCGTGGCACCGGTCCTGACGCTCCGTCAGGCGGCTGCCGACCCGCACCTGACGGCCCGTGGCACCTACCTGACCCGGGGCGGGGTCACCCAACCCGCCCCCGCCCCGCGCTTCTCGGCCACCCCCGGCGCGCTGCGCCGACCGCCCGCCCACCCGGGCGCCGACACTTCCGAGGTCGCCCGCGACTGGGGCGTCCCCGCACTCAACTGCGTTGACAATGCCGTAGAGAGGAAATCGTGA
- a CDS encoding acetyl-CoA C-acetyltransferase, which yields MSTEAYVYEAIRTPRGRGKANGALHGTKPVDLVVGLIQEIQRRLPGLDPAAIDDIVLGVVSPLGDQGSDIARIAAIAAGLPDTVAGVQENRFCASGLESVNLAAAKVRSGWEDLVLAGGVESMSRVPMGSDGGAWAMDPMTNFDVSFVPQGIGADLIATLGGYSRTDVDAFAAESQARAAKAQADGLFDRSVVPVRDRNGLVVLERDEYLRPSTTVETLAGLKPAFAGIGEMGGFDAVALQKYHWVEQIDHVHTAGNSSGIVDGASLVAIGSREVGERYGLRPRARIVSVAVSGSEPTIMLTGPAPATRKALAKAGLTAADIDLVEINEAFAAVALRFMAELGFAHEQVNVNGGAIALGHPLGATGAMILGTLIDELERRELRYGLATLCVGGGMGIATIVERI from the coding sequence GTGAGTACCGAAGCGTACGTCTACGAGGCGATCCGCACCCCGCGCGGACGCGGCAAGGCGAACGGCGCCCTGCACGGCACCAAGCCGGTCGACCTGGTGGTCGGGCTGATCCAGGAGATCCAGCGCCGGCTGCCCGGCCTCGACCCGGCCGCGATCGACGACATCGTGCTCGGAGTGGTCAGCCCGCTCGGCGACCAGGGCTCCGACATCGCCCGGATCGCCGCGATCGCCGCCGGCCTGCCCGACACGGTGGCCGGCGTGCAGGAGAACCGGTTCTGCGCCTCCGGCCTGGAATCCGTCAACCTGGCGGCCGCCAAGGTCCGTTCGGGCTGGGAGGACCTGGTGCTGGCGGGCGGCGTGGAGTCGATGTCCCGAGTGCCGATGGGCTCCGACGGCGGCGCCTGGGCGATGGACCCGATGACCAACTTCGACGTCTCCTTCGTCCCGCAGGGCATCGGCGCCGACCTGATCGCCACCCTCGGCGGCTACTCCCGCACCGACGTGGACGCCTTCGCCGCCGAGTCCCAGGCCCGCGCCGCCAAGGCGCAGGCCGACGGCCTGTTCGACCGCTCGGTGGTCCCGGTCCGCGACCGCAACGGCCTGGTCGTCCTGGAGCGCGACGAGTACCTGCGCCCGTCCACCACGGTGGAGACCCTGGCCGGCCTCAAGCCCGCCTTCGCCGGCATCGGCGAGATGGGCGGCTTCGACGCGGTGGCGCTGCAGAAGTACCACTGGGTGGAGCAGATCGACCACGTGCACACGGCCGGCAACTCCTCCGGCATCGTGGACGGCGCCTCGCTGGTGGCGATCGGCTCGCGCGAGGTCGGCGAGCGCTACGGGCTCCGCCCCCGCGCCCGGATCGTCTCCGTCGCGGTCTCCGGCTCCGAGCCGACCATCATGCTCACCGGCCCGGCCCCCGCCACCCGCAAGGCGCTGGCCAAGGCCGGTCTGACCGCCGCCGACATCGACCTGGTGGAGATCAACGAGGCCTTCGCGGCCGTCGCGCTGCGCTTCATGGCGGAACTCGGCTTCGCGCACGAGCAGGTGAACGTCAACGGCGGCGCCATCGCCCTGGGCCACCCGCTGGGCGCCACCGGCGCGATGATCCTCGGCACCCTGATCGACGAACTCGAGCGCCGCGAACTCCGCTACGGCCTGGCCACCCTCTGCGTGGGCGGCGGTATGGGCATCGCCACCATCGTCGAGCGCATCTGA
- a CDS encoding 3-hydroxyacyl-CoA dehydrogenase NAD-binding domain-containing protein codes for MSETTVIRWEQDQEGIVTLVLDDPNQSVNTMNTAFTADFEAVVARLAATENLRGVIITSAKKTFFAGGDLKMLSAVQSENAEEFLQGSLKLKRAMRTLETLGKPVVAAINGSALGGGLELALACHHRVALTASGSKLGFPEVTLGLLPGGGGVVRTVRLLGLADALLKWLLTGRQYRPAAAVEAGLVHELASSPEELIAKARAFVLANETAQQPWDVKGYKIPGGTPATPALAAQLPAYPANLRKQLNGAPYPAPRNILAAAVESSQVDVDTAFVIEARYFTELAVGQTAKNMIQALFFDMNAVNAGASRPAGVPEKPVRKVAVLGAGMMGAGIAYSCARAGLEVVLKDVSLDAADRGKAYSAGLLDKAVARGRSTAEQREQLLGRITATAQAADLAGCDAVIEAVFENVELKGQVFQEILSVVEPDALLCSNTSTLPISLLAKAVDRDQDFIGLHFFSPVDKMPLVEIIKGERTGEEAVARAFDLVRRIGKTPIVVNDSRGFFTSRVIGQFINEGVAMVAEGVEPASIEQAAAQAGYPAKVLSLLDELTLTLPRKIRGEARRAVEEAGGEWQAHPADVVFDRMVEEFGRPGRSGGAGFYEYSADGTRGRLWPGLREHFTRADASVPFEDMKERMLFAEALDSVRCLEEGVLTSVADANVGSILGIGFPAWTGGVLQYINGYEGGVAGFVARARELAAAYGERFTPPAMLERVAEEGGTFKD; via the coding sequence ATGAGCGAGACGACCGTTATCCGCTGGGAGCAGGACCAGGAGGGCATCGTCACCCTCGTCCTGGACGATCCCAATCAGTCCGTGAACACCATGAACACGGCCTTCACCGCCGACTTCGAGGCCGTGGTCGCCCGGCTGGCCGCGACCGAGAACCTGCGCGGGGTGATCATCACCTCCGCCAAGAAGACCTTCTTCGCCGGCGGCGACCTGAAGATGCTCTCGGCCGTACAGTCCGAGAACGCCGAGGAGTTCCTGCAGGGCTCGCTGAAGCTCAAGCGGGCGATGCGCACCCTGGAGACGCTGGGCAAGCCGGTGGTCGCGGCCATCAACGGCAGCGCGCTGGGCGGCGGGTTGGAGCTGGCGCTGGCCTGCCACCACCGGGTGGCGCTGACCGCCTCCGGCAGCAAGCTCGGCTTCCCCGAGGTGACGCTCGGCCTGCTGCCGGGCGGCGGCGGTGTGGTGCGGACCGTGCGGCTGCTCGGGCTCGCCGACGCGCTGCTGAAGTGGCTGCTGACCGGTCGTCAGTACCGGCCCGCAGCTGCGGTGGAGGCCGGACTGGTCCACGAACTCGCCTCCTCGCCGGAGGAGTTGATTGCCAAGGCGCGCGCCTTCGTGCTGGCGAACGAGACCGCCCAGCAGCCCTGGGACGTCAAGGGGTACAAGATCCCCGGCGGCACCCCCGCCACGCCGGCCCTCGCTGCCCAACTCCCGGCCTACCCCGCCAACCTGCGCAAGCAGCTGAACGGCGCGCCGTACCCCGCGCCGCGCAACATCCTGGCGGCGGCGGTGGAGAGCAGCCAGGTGGACGTGGACACCGCCTTCGTCATCGAGGCGCGGTACTTCACCGAGCTGGCGGTCGGGCAGACCGCGAAGAACATGATCCAGGCGCTCTTCTTCGACATGAACGCCGTCAACGCGGGCGCCTCGCGCCCGGCGGGCGTTCCGGAGAAGCCGGTGCGGAAGGTCGCCGTGCTCGGGGCCGGGATGATGGGCGCCGGGATCGCCTACTCGTGCGCGCGGGCGGGGCTGGAGGTCGTGCTCAAGGACGTCTCGCTGGATGCCGCCGACCGCGGAAAGGCCTACTCGGCGGGCCTGTTGGACAAGGCGGTGGCGCGGGGTCGGTCGACCGCCGAGCAGCGCGAGCAGTTGCTGGGCCGGATCACGGCGACGGCGCAGGCGGCCGACCTGGCCGGCTGCGACGCGGTGATCGAGGCCGTCTTCGAGAACGTCGAGCTCAAGGGGCAGGTCTTCCAGGAGATCCTGAGCGTGGTCGAGCCGGACGCGCTGCTCTGCTCCAACACCTCCACGCTGCCGATCAGCCTGCTGGCCAAGGCCGTTGACCGCGACCAGGACTTCATCGGCCTGCACTTCTTCTCCCCGGTGGACAAGATGCCGCTGGTCGAGATCATCAAGGGCGAGCGAACCGGGGAGGAGGCGGTCGCCCGCGCCTTCGACCTGGTCCGCAGGATCGGCAAGACCCCGATCGTGGTCAACGACTCGCGCGGCTTCTTCACCTCGCGGGTCATCGGCCAGTTCATCAACGAGGGCGTCGCGATGGTCGCGGAGGGTGTCGAGCCCGCCTCCATCGAGCAGGCCGCCGCCCAGGCCGGCTACCCGGCGAAGGTGCTCTCCCTGCTGGACGAACTCACCCTCACCCTGCCCCGCAAGATCCGGGGCGAGGCCCGGCGCGCGGTCGAGGAGGCGGGCGGGGAGTGGCAGGCCCACCCGGCGGACGTCGTGTTCGACCGCATGGTCGAGGAGTTCGGGCGTCCGGGCCGCAGCGGAGGCGCGGGCTTCTACGAGTACTCCGCCGACGGCACGCGCGGCCGGCTCTGGCCGGGCCTGCGTGAGCACTTCACGCGTGCCGACGCGTCGGTCCCGTTCGAGGACATGAAGGAGCGGATGCTCTTCGCCGAGGCCCTGGACTCGGTGCGCTGCCTGGAGGAGGGCGTGCTCACGTCGGTCGCGGACGCCAACGTGGGCTCCATCCTCGGGATCGGCTTCCCGGCCTGGACCGGCGGCGTGCTCCAGTACATCAACGGCTACGAGGGCGGCGTCGCGGGATTCGTCGCGCGGGCGCGGGAGTTGGCGGCCGCGTACGGAGAGCGGTTCACGCCGCCGGCGATGCTGGAGCGGGTGGCGGAGGAGGGCGGCACGTTCAAGGACTGA
- a CDS encoding ATP-binding protein, translating into MPEIPLPSIPAIPSHWRLPAELSSVGHARRLVASALPRPCPAQLSYEVRLLTSELVTNAIRHGARACEDEHVELVFWAADGHYWVAVSDPGPTQPTLVAPGHNTAGGRGLILVDALCDTWAVVPRPTRGKSVVAGIKQS; encoded by the coding sequence ATGCCTGAGATCCCGCTCCCGTCCATTCCTGCTATCCCCTCGCACTGGCGGCTCCCCGCCGAACTCAGCTCCGTCGGCCACGCGCGACGCCTCGTCGCCAGCGCGCTGCCTCGGCCCTGTCCGGCCCAGCTCTCCTACGAGGTCCGCCTCCTCACCTCCGAGCTGGTGACCAACGCGATCCGCCACGGTGCCCGCGCCTGCGAGGACGAGCACGTCGAGCTGGTCTTCTGGGCGGCCGACGGCCACTACTGGGTTGCGGTCTCCGACCCGGGCCCCACTCAGCCCACCCTCGTCGCGCCCGGCCACAACACCGCCGGCGGGCGCGGCCTGATCCTGGTCGACGCGCTCTGCGATACCTGGGCGGTCGTCCCCCGCCCCACCCGTGGCAAGTCCGTAGTCGCAGGAATCAAACAGAGCTGA
- a CDS encoding helix-turn-helix domain-containing protein, with protein MPPRSNPTARQQRLGAELRKLREASGLSTEQAAAVLATNRTVITSTEAGRHGISPERVRRLACNYDCADTVLIEALARMAAERTKGWWEEFRGVLPPTFLDIAELEWFARGLRMSTMTHVPGPFQTEAYAKALFDAAIPALPPAEFEARVAHRIQRRRAFDRPDAPPYVAIVHEAALRIEVGGRQILREQLQHILEMAERKTITVQVIPFASGAFPGSGQSILYAEGDVPSLDVVQLDRTTVAEFLHLEAQLRKFALQLDRMQQIALEPDKTRDLIHSIAQQL; from the coding sequence ATGCCGCCGAGGAGTAATCCCACAGCTCGTCAGCAACGCCTAGGAGCCGAGCTTCGAAAGCTCCGTGAGGCTTCGGGCCTGTCCACCGAGCAGGCTGCGGCTGTGCTGGCGACGAACCGGACCGTCATCACGAGCACGGAGGCGGGACGGCACGGGATCAGCCCCGAGCGAGTGCGCCGGTTGGCCTGCAACTACGACTGCGCGGACACGGTCCTGATCGAGGCGCTCGCCCGGATGGCTGCCGAACGCACCAAGGGATGGTGGGAGGAGTTCCGAGGGGTTCTGCCGCCGACGTTCCTGGACATCGCCGAGCTGGAGTGGTTCGCCAGGGGCCTCCGGATGAGCACGATGACGCATGTCCCGGGGCCCTTCCAGACCGAGGCGTACGCCAAAGCGCTGTTTGATGCGGCCATCCCGGCCCTTCCGCCGGCTGAGTTCGAGGCCAGGGTGGCCCACCGGATCCAGCGGCGTCGGGCATTCGACCGTCCGGACGCACCTCCATACGTGGCCATAGTCCACGAAGCAGCACTTCGCATCGAGGTTGGCGGGCGTCAGATCCTGCGCGAGCAGCTCCAGCACATCTTGGAGATGGCGGAGCGCAAGACCATCACGGTCCAAGTCATTCCGTTCGCCTCCGGAGCCTTTCCCGGCTCAGGGCAGTCCATCCTCTACGCCGAAGGCGATGTGCCAAGCCTGGACGTGGTGCAACTGGACCGAACCACCGTGGCCGAGTTCCTCCATCTGGAAGCGCAGCTCCGCAAGTTCGCGCTTCAGTTGGACCGGATGCAACAGATCGCGCTCGAACCGGACAAAACCCGAGACCTGATCCACTCCATCGCGCAGCAGCTATAG
- a CDS encoding DUF6879 family protein — protein sequence MQQNVLTFAEQLTAAQRSAVHLEMRDSYGIAGEAEEFEHFKRTGVHPDTDLDSAGWSGWVSLVRGALARGVVMRRARIVSEPVTDYIRYEHAGTVVNLAAGELVRWLPRRQASDIALPGNDFWLFDDAIVRFNHFTGDGGSAGPTISDDLAVAKLCADAFEAVWERAIPHDQYIV from the coding sequence ATGCAGCAGAACGTGCTCACCTTCGCCGAGCAGCTGACGGCAGCACAGAGATCGGCGGTTCACCTGGAGATGAGGGATAGTTACGGGATCGCTGGCGAGGCGGAGGAGTTCGAGCACTTCAAGCGCACCGGCGTTCATCCTGACACTGACCTTGACTCCGCAGGATGGTCCGGGTGGGTGTCTCTGGTCCGTGGGGCTCTCGCTCGCGGCGTCGTGATGCGCCGAGCCCGGATCGTCTCCGAGCCCGTGACGGACTACATCAGGTATGAACACGCTGGAACCGTGGTGAATCTGGCTGCCGGTGAGCTCGTGCGCTGGCTGCCGAGGCGTCAGGCGTCCGATATCGCCCTGCCGGGTAATGACTTCTGGCTGTTCGACGACGCGATCGTACGGTTCAACCACTTCACCGGCGACGGTGGCTCGGCGGGGCCGACGATCAGCGACGACCTGGCCGTGGCCAAGCTCTGTGCTGACGCCTTCGAGGCTGTCTGGGAACGCGCCATCCCGCACGACCAGTACATCGTTTAG
- a CDS encoding DUF5753 domain-containing protein has protein sequence MPGSPSSSAHAARLAVAGRLREIMLDAALDGQGLAARCGWNGSKTSRIINAKTAPSDKDIRLWCSACDADDQAEDLIAASRAVDSMYVEWRRLTRTGLRQLQESAVPLYERTRHFRAYSSRVVPGVLQTEAYATALLATVADFRRTPDDVAAAVMARLARSRVIRVGNHRFAMLVEEAVLYYRIGSVETMAEQLAHLLTAMSLPAVSLGVIPFTAPRTMWPVETFNIFDDDQAAAELLTAQVTVTSPGEVGLYVRAFDRLKDFAVYGVKARALITKAIDSLG, from the coding sequence ATGCCCGGATCACCGTCTTCCAGCGCCCATGCTGCACGTCTCGCCGTCGCTGGGCGCCTGCGAGAGATCATGCTGGACGCCGCGTTGGACGGTCAGGGGCTGGCCGCCCGGTGCGGCTGGAACGGCTCCAAGACCTCGCGCATCATCAATGCCAAGACCGCGCCGTCCGACAAGGACATCCGCCTCTGGTGCAGTGCCTGCGACGCCGATGACCAAGCCGAGGACCTGATTGCAGCCAGCCGCGCCGTGGACTCCATGTATGTCGAGTGGCGACGGCTCACCCGGACCGGCCTGCGCCAGCTGCAAGAATCCGCAGTGCCCCTCTACGAGCGCACCCGCCACTTCAGGGCCTACTCCTCCCGCGTCGTGCCCGGAGTCTTGCAGACCGAGGCGTACGCAACCGCCCTGCTCGCCACCGTGGCCGACTTCCGCCGCACACCCGACGATGTCGCCGCAGCTGTGATGGCCCGCTTGGCGCGATCCCGCGTCATCCGCGTCGGCAACCACCGGTTCGCGATGCTGGTGGAGGAGGCAGTCCTGTACTACCGCATCGGGAGCGTCGAGACGATGGCAGAGCAGCTGGCCCATCTGCTCACCGCTATGTCACTGCCGGCTGTGTCGCTCGGGGTCATTCCGTTCACCGCGCCGCGCACCATGTGGCCGGTCGAGACCTTCAACATTTTCGACGACGATCAGGCCGCTGCAGAGTTGCTGACCGCCCAGGTGACGGTGACCTCGCCCGGCGAAGTCGGCCTCTACGTGCGGGCGTTCGACCGGCTCAAGGATTTCGCGGTGTACGGAGTGAAGGCCCGTGCCTTGATTACCAAGGCGATCGACTCCCTGGGCTGA